From the Lysobacter soyae genome, the window GTTCCACTGCTGGATGATGACCACCATTCGGGCCATGGGCGACTGCGGAAGGATGTCGCCGATGCCGGTGGCTGAAAAATTCGTGCCCGACAGATAAAGGAGTGCGACCCAGCTGAGCTCCGCCCCTTTCACGCCGTGCATGTCCGGCGGACCGATGAAGGCATGACGGTCGAACAACTGCATGGACATGAACAGCCACGCATAGCCCTCCACAAACAGCATGAATGTCGCGGCGGCCGCCCAGATTTCATCCAGGGTGGCGTGCTCGTCCTCCATCAGGTAGCCGATCAACGCGCTCGCCGCATAAAAATACGCGGCGGCATAAAACAAGCCGGCAGCGATCCCGGCGGTCGCGTTGGCGGTGCTCGAGTGATAAATCCACAGAAGCACCCCGGCAAGTGAGAGCCCCGCCGCCAAGATGGCACTGCGCGGTGA encodes:
- a CDS encoding ion channel; translation: MQHLKRQATGLRDFIGWIRHEPSRLLLAAQFLAVLLYPLAGGNRVGHVITSIISVGVLGIALLMVRQSPRSAILAAGLSLAGVLLWIYHSSTANATAGIAAGLFYAAAYFYAASALIGYLMEDEHATLDEIWAAAATFMLFVEGYAWLFMSMQLFDRHAFIGPPDMHGVKGAELSWVALLYLSGTNFSATGIGDILPQSPMARMVVIIQQWNGVMYLAVVLARLAGLIRRKDLGGGKG